TATCCACAAACAAGAACCAAGCAAGGTAATTGTCGAGATACTTTGTTGCTACACCTTTAAATCGGTTTATCCATTGTTCTGTTTATCATCGTTCGATTTAATTCTGTAATACTCGATGCCTTTTTCTTTCGCGTATGTTTTATAGGCTCTCCAAGCATCTGTCACAAGCACATTTTCAGGTGTTAACTTTGAACCAATCATTTCTTCAACTTTGGTTTTAACAATACGCCCCATACAAACAACTTTGGAAACAGTTGCCTTTGTGCGATCTCTGGCAACAAGAACGCAAACTTGCTCGTGGTAATTTCTCTGTGTTTGGAGCTGCCACCACGTTTACGAGGTTTTCTCCCAGTAATGCCACGCTGCCCTTTTTGAGAGTATAAGAAATAGGTCTCATCTACCTCAACAATACCCTCAAATTGTTCAAAATCGATTTGTTTAAGAGCGTTCAAGAGGTTGTGTCTCCAATAAAAAAGCGTAACCCAAGTAACCCCTACGATTTCTTCCGATTTTCGTAGAGAATAGCCTTTGAACATCCAATCAACAAATGTAATCCATTCGTTTACTTTACAAGTGCAGAACAAAACGGTATTTGTTTTCTATGTTTATTGATTTGTAAGGATTTTTAAAATTTAACAGCTGAAATTACAGTTAAAATAACAACAAAAAACACCGAATAATGAGAACTATTCGCTGTACACTTTTGCTAATACGAAAGATCATACACATCTCTTTTGTAATTATAGATATCGTATTTAAGGTTTAATTTTCCACCGCTAATTTTTACAATTTTTTCAAAAGCCATTTTATGTGGTTTTTATCTTCTGGATAATTAAAGTAAATGACCTTTTTTGTATTCTGCTATTCTCCATTATTAAAGTTATTTTACCTGAATAGACCTGGCTTTAATTACATAAGGAAGGAGCTGTTCTACAGCATGTTTTTGACTCTCATACACTTCAAGTATTTCAAGTTTTTGCTTTAATATATCCACTTGTAATACTTCTTCTAGCGATAAATCAAACATAAATAAGTTTTCTTTTACTATAGAGTTCATAATTTCAGAAAGAGCTTTATGTTCAGGGTGGCCGTATTCACCTTGTAAATTGTGCGTAACAATTTTGCGATAGGGGCGCTCGTGGATTATCCGTTGTAACTCCTGTTCTAATTTCGGCCGGTTAACGTGTTCTGTCCATGCATCCTTAAAACTCCAGATTTCATATTCGGCTTCTACCTTTTTCATAGCTGCTTTAAATTCTTGTGAACGAGTATCATTATTTCCTTCTGAGATACAAATCACTTTCCAACCTTTTTCCTGTATCAATTCATCCCCGCCAAAAATAATTTCATCATCTGGGTGGGCTACAACCATTAGTTTATTAATTTCCGCCATAATTACCTCCTCTTAAAAGTGATCGCTTCTCCAAAAAATATAAGGACGATGTATAAAGGTGTCTCTTAATATCGATTTGTCTTTTGTCGTCATTTCTTTTGTGTCTTTTCCCTGTAAAAAAAACGTTAAAAAGTCCGAATGTGACAATCTGGTCCATACTTCATTCTTATAAAAACCATCTATATAATGATCTTCTGTTTTAATATATTCTAATCCGTTATCCTTCTTTATTAGGTCGTTTACTTGGTTGGTGAATGAAGATTTGGATATAATTTTCCACATGGATTCATGATGTTCAAAAGGATATAACGTTTGATGGCTAAGATGAGTAAACAATTCATGATGCGGAGGGAGAAATAAGATCACTTTATTTTCTTCCTGTGAAAGTGCGGCCTGGTACAAGCGAAACACGGTATTGGAGCAGCTCTGATGACATAATTCAATAATATCAATGGTCGCATCTGCTTTTTGAAAACGGATATACCCTGTCACTTGGTTGTGGTGTTTCGCTACTAAAAAATGATCATGTTCTTTCATACTGTTTAGCTGCTGGGTCCAATATTCCTTTGTCCGTTCCATCGGCCCGTTCAGCTGCTGGGAATAGTTTTGATAGATTTCCATTATCTCTGGCAAATCACTATGCTGTACGGGTGTAATTTTCATTCCATCTTCAAGAGCCTGCCCTTCACATTTATCATAAAGGTAGTGATAATTTTCAGGGATTGAGTGCCAGCCCGCTTTTTCATAAAAGGAGGGAATACCGGTATATAAAAGCGATAAATCAAACGCCTCCTCTTCCATCCAAGAGAGGGCTTTATCCAATAAGCGGTGGCCTAATTTCTGTCCACGGTTAGCCGGCATAGTAGCAACATTCCCAATACCAGCTACATTAAATGTTAGAGGAGGAACATTGATACAAAAAGGAAAAACTTGAAGTACCGAACTAATCTTTCCATTGACTATGGCAACCCATGTTGTCTTTAGGCGGTAAGCAGGATTATTCTTAATTCGTTCTTCAAAAAAAGCTCTATCTTTATTGAATACCTTTTCCAACAGGACAAATACATCTTCTAATTCACATTTGGTTTTTATACTACGGAATTCTACAGTCATACTCACCCTCCTTACTGATTTATTCCCAAATTCCAAAAACGAAAACACACCGGAAGATAACATTCTATTGATAACAGAACAGAAAAAGGAGGAAAAAAATATTCCTCCGAAAATGTGTATGGAGTATAGAAAGACTGGGTCCTCCTATTAATGGGGCAAACGTACAAGAGTTCTAGATAATCTCTTTTGCATTATGCGGGCATCGATAGGCTTTGGATCATACCAAGATAAAACCAGTGTCCGTTACCGGCACTGGTTTTTTAAATATCTTATCAGTTGATCGATTTTGCTCTTAATCGAAGGATATTTTGCTATTCTTGTAAAACCTTTTCAACAATCTGGCCCTAAAATGGAAATATGCGCTAATCCTTATTTCATGTAAGCGCCCGTTTCATGAAGATCTTTAGTTAAACTGCGTTCATGGTTATACCATTCCAGGTGGCGAACCAATTACCTTTGGTCAGTCGCCACCGTCTGGGGAGTTCCCCCAGTCCTCCTAAATGATCAGTATTCCAATAAACAACCCGGCCCTTTAAACGACCAGGAATAATAGATAAACTAGATAGCCCTGTTAATTTTGATGGTTCTGTCCATCTTAAGAGAGCTGAGCGAATAAGCCTATTTAGCAAAAGCGAACTTGCTGGGTTTAATGATCTTCACTATATAAAGGCTAGATTATTTAATTCTTTCTAATTCAGTCTTTATTTCAATAAAGCTAGAGGTTTTGCAAAGCTCCGAAACCAACTTTTTATTCTGGACTACCTTCCATAGCCGGTTAAAAAGGATGCTGAATTCTTCCTTATCTTTTTCATTTAAAGCCAGGAGAAACACTAATTGAACGTTGTTCATTCCCCATTTTATCGGTTTCTTTAGGATTCCAATCGCAATGCATGAATCGAGTGCATTTTGTTTTACCGGATGAGGAATAGCTACCAAATTGCCAATCGAAGTGGGTGATATATTCTCTCTTTCAAGAACAGAATCCAAGTAAGATTCCTCTACATATCCTCTCATATTTAGCGCGTAAGCCATTGATCTAATAATTGCTGCCGGTTCTTCTTCTTCAATCTCCGGGAAGAACAATTCCTCACTAAATAAATTCCGGAGTTTTTCAAACGATTTCTCTTGGTCATCATTTAAATACCTTCGTGAAATATAGTTATTCACCATGTCCACGTCTTTTTCAGTCAATAATGCGTTAATATGCAGAATTGGAATCGTTCGTTCTTCTCTTACCGGAACTGTACTTAAGATTAAATCGACATCTTGATATTCAATATCCTTTAAGGAATAGGAAGGATAGGTTCCAACAATATTTAATCCTGGAAACTCACTTTCAATGCTTGCGGCCAGCAGCTTGGCTGATAATGAACCTTCCCAATCAACAAATGAAAATCCCCGTCTCTAAAATACGTAAAGCATAAATCCAAATTTTCAGCCATCGTCTCGCCGATGGTCTCCTCCATCAACTCCAGCTGCTGCTCATCCAGTTCAGGCTTTGTTTTCTTTTTGTTGTCCCGATCAAACTCGAAAGAGATTAGTGATGACGCTCACACCAACAGCACAATTTTTTAGTAATAAGTAGCTTGTCCATACCAACGTCTCTCTATTTGCATTTAATAGAGTAGGAGGTGATTTTAATGGGAGAAAAAAAGAAATCTCGAAAAAAGATTTATTGTGAACCGGAATATATTGTTAAAGACGTATATACCGAAAAAGAAGTAATATTCGTTCACCCTATCATCCGTATTAAAAAAGAGCATATCAAATATGTCCCTCGCCATGTCTATAAAGAAGAATCAATACATGAGATCATAGACCCTGGCTTTCCAAAATGTGATTGCAAAAAGAAAAAGAAGAAAGAATTTGATGAGTCTAGTTCCAGTTCCAGCTCCAGCAAAAAGCACGTTGAGTCGAGCTCCAGCTCCAGCTCCATCAAAAAACACGTTGAGTCGAGCTCCAGCTCCAGCCCCATCAAAAAACACGTTGAGTTGAGCTCCAGCTTCAGCAAAAAACACGTTGAATCGAGCTCCAGCTCCAGCTCCAGCAAAAACAAAAAGAAAAAGAAGAAATATCAAGATGACATCAAAGACCCTGGCTTTCCAAAATGTAATTGCAAAATTTGCAAAAAGAAAAAGAAGAAAAATCGCTGGTAATTTAATATTTCTAGAGAACGCCTTTAGGCGTTCTTTTATGTATAGGGAGCTGATCATCACGTTTGATATGCAGTTAGACACCCACCACATGTAACCTTTTTCCGTTGCTATGACCTCAGTCAAATTTAAAAGAAACCGCCTCTAAAGGCAGCCATTCACAGTAATGGTAATGACATTAGAATCTCATTTTCGATACAGCGTGCAGCATACGTCGCAAGCTTCGTGCCCTTCCCTCTCGAATAGCTCTCGATCGCCTTGATCAGTCCAATGGTTCCGATTGAAATCAGATCTTCAGTATCTTTACCTGTATTTTCAAATTTCTTTACGATATGTGCATCCAAACGCAAGTTGTGTTCGATCAGTTTGCTTCTGGCTTCCTGGTCTCCCTCGGCCATCGCTTTTAAGTATTTGCATCGTTACTTTTACTTTTTCATTGCGAAATTTGTTTAGCGTATATTTTCCGCGTTTTGATACCGAATCCCTTACACAAATAAACCATTCCAAAGATGGAATGGTCCAATTTTGACAATCAGTTACCAGCGGTCTTTTCCATATCCTAACGAGTGATTAAAGTTGAATCCCTAATTCTTTTACAGCCTTCTGTAGGCTGTCACGATTAATTTTTACATTGGTTAGGATTTGAGTTTTATCCTTGCTGTTAATCGCTGCTTCTAATGCATCAAACTTCCCGTGCATATCCTCTCCCATTTTTTTGTTTTTGGCTTCAATCGGAGGAAGGACGGTCGAATGATATTCTTCATGCATCGACTCAAATTGGTCAGCAGCACTTTTAAAATCCTTTTTATTGACATCTTTTTCGATGCTATCCAATCCATTAAGTTCTTCTTTGATGGCCTTGCCGGTTTGGCTGTTATTTGGCTTGCTAGTATTGGTTTTTTTATGCTCATGTTGCGAGTGATCTTTGCCAGATTGCTTGGAAGTGCCGCATCCTGCAAGGCTAAGGATCACTGCGAATGTAAGCGGAATAAGTAGAAACTCTTTAGTTTTCATGTGTTATTCATTCTCCTTTTTATACGCTTCATTTTCTTTTGGCCATTCGGCTTCCTTTAAACCATAACCAAATGCCCGTCAAACTAAATACAATCATACAAACAGCACCAAGGTCAGTTAGCCATACAATGGAAGTATGGTCTAAAACACCTGAGTGAATTCCGAATATCCATTTCTGCAGTTTCAATTCGTTAGTAGATCCATATCCAATCCATGAACGGTGGTTCAATAATAAGCCTGTTATAGCCATTAAAAGGACAAGCAAAGATCCGATGATGCCAAATAACCTATGAATGGTCTTCATTAATCGATACATAAAAAACTCCTAAATTCATACCAATTTTCCCTTGAGATTATGAATGCCGGATTTAGATACTATTTCTCTCACTCTGACGCACTATATTTGGTTTTAAGTATAGGCTAATGAGAGTATAGGGGTTACAGAGAAGAGGTGTCATCACCCCTAAGAGTGAATTTTCCACTTGTTATGATAAAAAGCACTAGTGCCTTATTAAAACGATACAAAAACTTCACAAGATGAACTTTTTATAACCCCTTCCAGTCATTTTTGTTCAATCCTTTCGAATATTATACTTCTACCTATTCAATCAAAAGGTGTAAGGACGATAGGATTAATTTTTCCATTGTGAAATATATGTACTCCTAGACATCGCAAAAAATAAACATATCATTTTAAGGTTAAAGCAATCTCCGGTTGCCACAAAACTGATTTCTATTGTAAAAATTGAGGATGTCTGGTTTTTCTGGTTATGCACTTAAGTATTTTTTCATGAATGGGACTTTCTTAATAACAAACCAATCTAAGAACAGTACGATGAGTAATGATACTCCGACTAACGGGAAAAACAAGCCAAATGCAACAATGATGAGGGCAACACCTTTCATTAAATTAAAACTATTAGATACTGAAGGCGCCCCTAATTTCCCTTGTGGCTTCCTCTTCCACCACATTAGTAGCCCAGAAACAGAGACACCAATTAAGCCTAGACAGACCGCTGCTCCAAGAATCTGGTTCGGTAATCCAAAATAGTGTCCCTCGTGTAAAGCAATACCAACTTCGATGATCTTTGCCATCCATCCATAATCCTTATATCGAAGATCCGCAAGAACTTTCCCACTGTATTGATCGATGTGTAGAGTCGCTTGATCTTTAGGTAATGGAGGGAAAACTGAGACGGTATAGACTCCTTTTTTTCCATGCGGCAGATTGATGCTGTAGCCAGAGTGCACTTTTTGTTTATTAGCCAAACCTATAACTTGATCTACTGTTAACTGTTGAATACCTCTACCGGTTCTTGATTTGGGCAATGACATATTTTCAGCTGACCACGGTACTTTTATTGAGACATTCTTAGTAGGAGCAGTAGATTCAGGTACACTGTCCCATAGGCCTGTTGGATAACCTGATTGTGTGGATGTTGCTAATTTGTTTACATTATTACCCCATACCCCTGCCCAGGGCAGACCTGTCATAATGAGTAATGCAGCAAACAATGAGAGCCAGAAAGCGGGTACAGCATGCAAATCACGCCAGAAGATACGCTTCCCTTTTGTAAATCTAGGAATTAATGTTCCAAACCGTTGTGCATTTCCTTCCCGCGGCCACCATAGATATACCCCAGTTACCAATAAGATCATGATCCAGCATGCAGACAGTTCTACAATTCGATCCCCAATTGTCCCAACCATAATCTCCCCATGCAGCT
This genomic stretch from Fictibacillus marinisediminis harbors:
- a CDS encoding YolD-like family protein; its protein translation is MSFEFDRDNKKKTKPELDEQQLELMEETIGETMAENLDLCFTYFRDGDFHLLIGKVHYQPSCWPQALKVSFQD
- a CDS encoding PIG-L family deacetylase, whose product is MAEINKLMVVAHPDDEIIFGGDELIQEKGWKVICISEGNNDTRSQEFKAAMKKVEAEYEIWSFKDAWTEHVNRPKLEQELQRIIHERPYRKIVTHNLQGEYGHPEHKALSEIMNSIVKENLFMFDLSLEEVLQVDILKQKLEILEVYESQKHAVEQLLPYVIKARSIQVK
- a CDS encoding PepSY-associated TM helix domain-containing protein, with amino-acid sequence MYSTNVVRKEVPEDTANKQSQRGKSLYQAIWRWHFYAGILFAPILIMLAVTGGVYLFKPQIEPILYKDLYYVHQGKQEVSADQQIKQVKEIYPRATILSFRPSDERKRSSEVGIINQDHEMTVFVNPYTNKIVGTLGNEGKLMEVMKKLHGEIMVGTIGDRIVELSACWIMILLVTGVYLWWPREGNAQRFGTLIPRFTKGKRIFWRDLHAVPAFWLSLFAALLIMTGLPWAGVWGNNVNKLATSTQSGYPTGLWDSVPESTAPTKNVSIKVPWSAENMSLPKSRTGRGIQQLTVDQVIGLANKQKVHSGYSINLPHGKKGVYTVSVFPPLPKDQATLHIDQYSGKVLADLRYKDYGWMAKIIEVGIALHEGHYFGLPNQILGAAVCLGLIGVSVSGLLMWWKRKPQGKLGAPSVSNSFNLMKGVALIIVAFGLFFPLVGVSLLIVLFLDWFVIKKVPFMKKYLSA
- a CDS encoding GNAT family N-acetyltransferase, whose translation is MTVEFRSIKTKCELEDVFVLLEKVFNKDRAFFEERIKNNPAYRLKTTWVAIVNGKISSVLQVFPFCINVPPLTFNVAGIGNVATMPANRGQKLGHRLLDKALSWMEEEAFDLSLLYTGIPSFYEKAGWHSIPENYHYLYDKCEGQALEDGMKITPVQHSDLPEIMEIYQNYSQQLNGPMERTKEYWTQQLNSMKEHDHFLVAKHHNQVTGYIRFQKADATIDIIELCHQSCSNTVFRLYQAALSQEENKVILFLPPHHELFTHLSHQTLYPFEHHESMWKIISKSSFTNQVNDLIKKDNGLEYIKTEDHYIDGFYKNEVWTRLSHSDFLTFFLQGKDTKEMTTKDKSILRDTFIHRPYIFWRSDHF
- a CDS encoding PTS sugar transporter subunit IIA — encoded protein: MVNNYISRRYLNDDQEKSFEKLRNLFSEELFFPEIEEEEPAAIIRSMAYALNMRGYVEESYLDSVLERENISPTSIGNLVAIPHPVKQNALDSCIAIGILKKPIKWGMNNVQLVFLLALNEKDKEEFSILFNRLWKVVQNKKLVSELCKTSSFIEIKTELERIK